A genome region from Gouania willdenowi chromosome 9, fGouWil2.1, whole genome shotgun sequence includes the following:
- the LOC114469662 gene encoding uncharacterized protein LOC114469662 produces MSGRKPRSVANPLESTITSPSERILKECHCLYVDSDHGLVKIATSLGVRLLPPRKKIFVMIMGNHSAGKSSFINWYAEEHIQKTGVAIETQGFTFITSGRKRESLTGNATLHLYPHFRPILDIKGVMDYVSAEISTSKQKKFSLVTFVDTPGLVDGDMVYPFDVNSAITWLGEQADLIFVFFDPMGQALCKRTLNIVEKLSEKCGDKILFYLSKADEAGKETDRQRVMMQIVQELCRRPGLNKCGFEMPTIYIPNPQKPSRCVNQIDGMCQTIEKTINQAVQKTLDQLEKDCDLICSTISSKLDKDRTDVLFNKSVRLHSFLCGALGVFLPVLFILSFIVHTLSKEQLDELLGEGLARTFTVFTGIIMYLWEWIPEDGQVVFVIVFGGFCYLLLFLAKRFASKRNKTLTKKEKRKMAEYSDYIQDIVKPKKAKLYEWYLQQCAAEYDL; encoded by the exons ATGTCGGGCAGAAAGCCCCGGTCGGTGGCCAACCCTCTGGAGTCTACCATCACCAGCCCGAGTGAGAGGATCCTGAAGGAATGCCACTGTCTGTACGTGGACAGCGACCACg GCCTGGTAAAGATCGCCACCAGCCTTGGCGTTCGGCTCCTGCCTCCCAGAAAGAAGATCTTTGTGATGATAATGGGAAATCACTCTGCAGGAAAGAGCTCCTTTATTAACTG GTACGCTGAAGAGCATATACAGAAAACGGGTGTGGCCATCGAGACACAGGGGTTTACGTTCATTACGAGTGGCCGTAAAAGAGAATCTCTGACG GGAAATGCAACACTTCATCTTTATCCTCACTTTCGACCGATCCTCGACATCAAAG GTGTGATGGACTACGTGTCTGCAGAGATTTCCACTTCTAAGCAGAAGAAATTCAGCCTGGTGACGTTTGTGGACACTCCGGGCTTGGTGGACGGTGACATGGTCTACCCGTTTGACGTCAATAGCGCCATTACCTGGTTGG GAGAGCAGGCAGATTTGATATTTGTGTTCTTTGACCCAATGGGCCAAGCCCTGTGCAAACGTACGCTCAACATAGTGGAAAAGCTGAGTGAAAAATGTGGAGACAAGATTTTGTTCTACCTCAGCAAAGCTGACGAAGCGGGAAAGGAAACGGACAGGCAG AGAGTGATGATGCAGATAGTCCAGGAACTGTGTCGAAGGCCTGGACTGAATAAATGTGGTTTTGAGATGCCAACAATATACATCCCCAACCCACAGAAG CCGAGCCGGTGCGTGAACCAGATCGACGGAATGTGTCAGACTATTGAGAAAACCATCAACCAGGCCGTTCAGAAGACACTGGACCAGTTGGAGAAAGACTGTGACCTCATTTGTTCAACAATCAGCAGCAAACTAGATAAAGACAG GACGGACGTGTTGTTCAACAAAAGCGTGCGCCTCCATTCGTTCCTCTGTGGAGCTCTGGGAGTTTTCCTGCCCGTGCTTTTCATCCTCAGTTTCATCGTCCACACTTTGTCCAAAGAGCAGCTGGACGAGCTGCTGGGTGAAGGTCTGGCTCGTACCTTCACTGTCTTCACA GgaattataatgtatttatgGGAATGGATACCAGAAGATGGACAAGTTGTTTTTGTGATCGTATTCGGGGGTTTTTGCTACCTTCTGCTTTTCCTGGCCAAGCGTTTTGCAAG TAAGAGGAATAAAACGCTGACgaagaaggagaagaggaaGATGGCCGAGTACAGTGATTATATCCAGGATATTGTCAAACCTAAGAAG